The following are encoded in a window of Sphingobium sp. AP49 genomic DNA:
- a CDS encoding ISNCY family transposase, protein MSNDDQCEPLNDEETYESSAIRAYLRKELKASDLMASLGVSRSHMFALIKRFRESGQEALISKKYGNRNRARPDGEKERILGIVRSQYADFGPTLAHEKLVEDHGERLSVETLRKWMKADGLWTDRAGRKPRIHQSRKPRPRRGELVQVDGSYHRWFEKRGPECCLIVFIDDATSELMHLEFVDHESSYNYMNCLRRYLNRFGCPEALFSDRHSVFRVANATKDGDVNDTQFSRACKRIGIKVICAKTPQAKGRVERANRTLQDRLIKEMRLRKISTMTEGNAYLPEYMADHNKLFSRVPESEENAHKPLPNESIDSLLTYTDQRKVFKDLSVSFNKMRFILEDSDASRRAIGNRVTVAVSLEGDIDILFQEIPLSYTVFDKIRRVPQGPDIVDHKRLNAALELAAGIADVEPHHFKRNNHMLAGFRKHFQNPTDPTSVSLQEAPPKIRKHHGGRARGPLRQHPIVIVGRN, encoded by the coding sequence ATGTCGAACGACGACCAATGCGAGCCTCTAAATGATGAGGAAACATACGAAAGCAGTGCGATCCGCGCTTATCTCCGCAAGGAACTCAAAGCGTCCGATTTGATGGCATCGCTGGGTGTGTCACGATCGCACATGTTCGCACTCATCAAGCGGTTCCGGGAGTCTGGTCAGGAAGCACTGATCTCGAAAAAATACGGCAATAGGAACCGAGCGCGACCCGACGGCGAGAAAGAGCGCATTCTCGGAATTGTTCGTTCGCAATACGCGGACTTCGGTCCGACCCTAGCACACGAAAAGCTGGTCGAAGATCATGGCGAAAGGCTTTCAGTCGAGACGCTCCGTAAATGGATGAAGGCGGATGGCCTTTGGACAGATCGTGCCGGTCGGAAGCCCAGGATCCATCAATCGAGAAAGCCCCGCCCCCGCCGTGGCGAACTCGTACAGGTCGACGGCTCTTATCATCGCTGGTTTGAAAAGCGTGGTCCTGAATGCTGCCTTATTGTCTTCATCGATGACGCCACGAGTGAACTCATGCACCTTGAGTTTGTCGATCACGAGAGTTCCTACAACTACATGAACTGCTTGAGGCGCTATCTCAATCGGTTCGGATGCCCCGAAGCCCTCTTCTCTGATCGCCACAGCGTATTTCGCGTCGCAAACGCTACAAAAGATGGCGACGTAAACGACACCCAGTTCTCCCGGGCATGTAAGCGTATCGGCATCAAAGTAATTTGTGCGAAGACTCCGCAGGCAAAAGGACGCGTCGAGCGAGCAAATCGCACCTTGCAGGACCGACTGATCAAGGAAATGCGACTACGCAAGATATCCACGATGACAGAGGGAAACGCCTATTTACCAGAATACATGGCCGATCATAATAAGCTATTTTCTCGCGTTCCGGAAAGTGAGGAAAATGCGCATAAGCCCTTGCCTAACGAGAGTATCGACTCTCTTCTTACATATACCGATCAGCGTAAGGTCTTCAAAGACCTGTCTGTGTCCTTCAACAAAATGCGCTTCATTCTTGAGGATAGTGACGCAAGCCGTCGCGCCATCGGGAACCGGGTAACGGTCGCTGTGAGCTTAGAAGGTGACATTGACATCCTGTTTCAGGAAATCCCCCTCTCCTACACTGTGTTCGACAAAATTAGGCGAGTGCCGCAAGGGCCCGATATTGTCGATCACAAGCGCCTGAACGCCGCGCTTGAGCTCGCTGCAGGCATCGCGGACGTCGAACCGCACCACTTTAAGCGTAATAACCACATGCTAGCCGGCTTCAGGAAACATTTTCAGAACCCCACAGACCCGACAAGCGTGTCCCTACAGGAAGCGCCGCCTAAGATCAGGAAGCATCACGGTGGCCGAGCACGTGGCCCGCTCCGGCAACATCCGATTGTTATCGTAGGGCGCAACTGA
- a CDS encoding TatD family hydrolase, with amino-acid sequence MLIDSHCHLNYKGLIEDQQNVLERARSTGVDLMLNIATRESEWDDVLGTAVREADVWATVGIHPHEADEHSHVDTAKLVERAAHPRVVGIGETGLDYYYDHSDRERQQKSFRSHIAACRETGLPLIVHTRDAEEDTLAILRDEMGKGPYGGVIHCFTASGAFADAALELGFYISISGIVTFKSAKDLQETAARLPLDRLLVETDSPFLAPVPHRGKACEPAFVADTARFLANLRGERVEELAAATSSNFLRLFSKIEGQLQA; translated from the coding sequence ATGCTGATCGACAGTCACTGCCACCTCAATTACAAGGGGTTGATCGAGGATCAGCAGAATGTGCTGGAACGTGCCCGCAGCACCGGTGTTGACCTGATGCTCAACATCGCCACCCGAGAGAGCGAATGGGATGATGTGCTCGGCACCGCCGTGCGCGAGGCGGATGTCTGGGCGACGGTCGGCATCCATCCGCATGAAGCGGATGAGCACTCCCATGTCGACACGGCCAAGCTGGTCGAGCGTGCGGCCCATCCGCGCGTCGTCGGCATCGGCGAGACCGGCCTTGATTATTATTATGATCATAGCGACCGCGAGCGGCAGCAGAAGAGCTTCCGCAGCCACATTGCGGCTTGCCGCGAGACCGGCCTGCCGCTGATCGTTCATACCCGCGACGCGGAAGAGGATACGCTGGCGATCCTGCGCGACGAGATGGGGAAGGGGCCTTATGGCGGCGTTATCCACTGTTTCACCGCCAGCGGCGCCTTTGCCGATGCCGCGCTGGAACTGGGCTTTTATATCAGCATTTCGGGTATCGTGACCTTCAAAAGCGCGAAGGATTTGCAGGAAACCGCTGCTCGCCTACCGCTCGATCGGCTGCTGGTGGAAACGGATTCGCCTTTCCTCGCCCCCGTACCCCATCGTGGCAAAGCATGTGAACCGGCCTTCGTGGCCGACACGGCCCGTTTCCTCGCGAACCTGCGTGGCGAGCGCGTCGAGGAACTGGCGGCGGCAACCTCAAGCAATTTCCTCCGCCTCTTTTCCAAGATTGAGGGCCAACTGCAGGCATGA
- the tmk gene encoding dTMP kinase, whose amino-acid sequence MNPGRFITLEGGEGAGKSTQLRALAAALRAGGLEVVETREPGGSEGAEAIRAMLLTGGDDRWSPRAEALMFAAARADHIEKTIRPALARGAWVLSDRFLDSSRAYQGQGDLDDADILTLHALGSAGFLPDRTLFLQLPAEQAEARALIRDGTASDRIGGRDRDFHRAVAAAFVRFATTEPERIRTIDASGDAADVTGRLLAALADLLP is encoded by the coding sequence GTGAACCCTGGCCGTTTCATCACCTTGGAGGGCGGCGAGGGCGCCGGCAAATCGACCCAGTTGCGCGCGCTGGCGGCGGCGCTGCGCGCGGGTGGCCTGGAGGTCGTCGAGACCCGTGAGCCGGGCGGCAGCGAAGGCGCAGAGGCCATTCGCGCCATGCTGTTGACGGGCGGGGATGATCGCTGGAGCCCGCGCGCGGAGGCGCTGATGTTTGCCGCGGCCCGCGCCGACCATATCGAGAAGACGATCCGGCCGGCATTGGCGCGCGGTGCCTGGGTCTTGTCCGACCGTTTTCTCGATAGTAGTCGCGCCTATCAGGGGCAGGGCGATCTGGACGACGCCGACATATTGACCCTGCACGCCCTAGGCAGCGCGGGCTTCCTGCCGGACCGGACATTATTTCTGCAGCTGCCGGCCGAGCAGGCCGAAGCACGGGCACTGATTCGGGACGGAACCGCATCCGATCGCATCGGGGGACGCGATCGCGATTTCCACCGGGCAGTTGCCGCAGCCTTCGTTCGTTTTGCGACCACGGAGCCAGAGCGCATTCGTACCATCGACGCCTCCGGCGATGCTGCTGATGTGACAGGACGCCTGCTGGCTGCACTGGCTGATCTGCTGCCATGA
- a CDS encoding TIGR02281 family clan AA aspartic protease, which translates to MNGTDQAMSSLWYLLALVLVGSALIGRRIALGSFVRMALLWVLIFGALLGLFTVAQKSGLLPQKFAAEGDRLIQPETSVQSLPQPPQPPKPIQSDGQLVRIPVASDGHYWVDGTINGMPVRFLIDSGATITALSENTARATGLNIDMNMPPISLNTANGKIEAHRASIATLAVGPLRASDVEVVVSPALGDVNVIGMNILSRLKSWSVENGEMVLTP; encoded by the coding sequence ATGAACGGCACGGATCAGGCGATGTCCAGCCTCTGGTACCTGCTCGCCCTGGTCCTGGTCGGATCCGCGCTCATCGGACGCCGGATTGCGTTGGGCAGCTTCGTCCGTATGGCGCTGCTCTGGGTGCTGATCTTCGGCGCGTTGCTGGGCCTCTTCACGGTCGCTCAGAAGAGTGGATTGCTTCCCCAGAAATTCGCGGCGGAAGGCGATAGGCTGATCCAGCCCGAAACCAGTGTGCAATCCTTGCCGCAACCGCCACAGCCGCCAAAGCCCATCCAGTCCGACGGACAATTGGTGCGCATTCCGGTGGCATCCGACGGTCATTATTGGGTGGATGGCACGATCAACGGCATGCCCGTCCGCTTCCTGATCGACAGTGGCGCGACCATCACGGCCTTGTCGGAAAATACGGCACGCGCGACCGGGCTGAATATTGACATGAACATGCCGCCCATTTCCCTCAACACCGCCAATGGCAAGATCGAGGCACACCGTGCCAGCATCGCGACCCTCGCAGTTGGCCCGCTGCGGGCCAGCGATGTTGAGGTCGTGGTCTCGCCAGCCCTGGGCGACGTCAATGTCATCGGCATGAACATCCTATCCCGACTCAAGAGCTGGAGCGTTGAAAATGGTGAAATGGTGCTGACACCATGA
- a CDS encoding MFS transporter yields the protein MTSHKRLNAGAPDQKARLKAIIGGSTGNLVEWYDWYAYAAFTLYFAPHFFPSEDRTAQLLSAAGIFAVGFLMRPIGAWLMGVYADRHGRKSGLTLSVSLMCAGSLLIAVTPGYEVIGVGAPLLLVLARLMQGLSIGGEYGASATYLTEMAGKDRRGFYSSFQYVTLIAGQLVAICVLLLLQSVLTEAQLDAWGWRIPFAIGGALAVVVFWLRRGLAETQSYEVAKAEGAPKSGFIELVTNHPRETLTVMLLTAGGTIAFYAYSIYMQKFLVNTAGFSRGTASEINGITLFIFMLLQPMAGALSDRIGRKPLMVSFGILGLLCTYPIFATLAVTRNPLVAGLLVMAGLVIVTGYTSINAVVKAELFPAHIRALGVALPYALANTLFGGTAEFVALWFKQAGIESAFYVYVSVMIAISLVVYIRMRDTRTHSRIRED from the coding sequence ATGACGTCACATAAGAGGCTGAATGCGGGGGCGCCCGACCAGAAGGCGCGGCTCAAGGCGATCATTGGCGGCTCCACCGGCAATCTGGTGGAATGGTATGACTGGTATGCCTATGCCGCCTTCACCCTCTATTTCGCGCCACATTTCTTTCCGAGCGAGGATCGCACCGCGCAGTTGTTGAGCGCCGCAGGGATCTTTGCCGTGGGCTTCCTGATGCGACCGATCGGCGCCTGGCTGATGGGCGTTTATGCCGATCGCCATGGCCGCAAGAGCGGGCTCACCTTGTCCGTCTCGCTGATGTGTGCAGGATCGCTGCTGATCGCGGTGACGCCAGGCTATGAGGTGATCGGCGTCGGAGCACCATTGCTCCTCGTCCTTGCCCGACTGATGCAGGGCCTGTCCATCGGCGGCGAATATGGCGCCAGCGCGACCTACCTCACCGAAATGGCCGGTAAGGATCGGCGCGGCTTCTATTCCAGCTTTCAATATGTGACGCTTATCGCCGGACAGTTGGTCGCGATCTGCGTCTTGCTGCTGCTGCAGTCGGTCCTCACCGAAGCCCAGCTCGACGCCTGGGGCTGGCGTATTCCCTTTGCCATTGGCGGCGCGCTTGCCGTGGTCGTGTTCTGGCTGCGTCGGGGATTGGCCGAAACACAGAGCTATGAAGTTGCCAAGGCCGAGGGCGCGCCCAAATCGGGTTTCATCGAACTGGTTACCAACCATCCGCGCGAGACGTTGACGGTGATGCTCCTGACCGCGGGCGGGACCATCGCCTTCTATGCCTATTCCATCTATATGCAGAAATTCCTCGTCAATACGGCCGGATTTTCACGAGGAACGGCCTCGGAAATCAACGGCATAACCCTGTTTATTTTCATGCTGCTGCAACCGATGGCCGGGGCCTTGTCCGACAGGATCGGGCGCAAGCCGCTGATGGTCAGCTTCGGCATATTGGGCCTGCTCTGCACATATCCGATCTTTGCAACCCTGGCTGTAACCCGCAATCCGCTGGTGGCCGGGTTGCTGGTCATGGCCGGGCTGGTCATCGTCACTGGCTATACCTCGATCAATGCGGTGGTGAAGGCGGAATTGTTTCCAGCCCATATCCGCGCGCTGGGCGTGGCGCTGCCTTATGCCTTGGCCAATACCTTGTTCGGCGGCACGGCGGAATTTGTCGCGCTCTGGTTCAAGCAGGCCGGGATCGAGTCTGCTTTCTACGTCTATGTGAGCGTGATGATCGCCATCTCGTTGGTGGTCTATATCCGCATGCGGGATACCCGAACGCATAGCCGGATCAGGGAGGATTGA
- a CDS encoding Lrp/AsnC family transcriptional regulator gives MPELDDTDRRIINILALDGRASDVSLGEQIHLSSTAICRRRRNLEDSGIIKDYSANLDMKALGFGVKIFISIELQSHADTMMGEFEGAILQCPSVSFCALVSGDTYLVAVNVRSIEDYDAIYRKELSALPHISRIESNIMLREVANRKAAPIA, from the coding sequence ATGCCTGAATTAGACGATACCGATCGCCGCATAATTAACATTCTGGCGCTGGATGGTAGGGCGTCCGACGTAAGCCTCGGCGAGCAAATTCACCTCTCCAGCACTGCGATCTGTCGCCGCCGGAGAAATTTGGAAGATTCCGGTATTATCAAGGACTACTCTGCAAATTTGGACATGAAGGCGCTCGGGTTTGGCGTAAAAATTTTCATATCAATAGAATTGCAATCGCATGCGGATACCATGATGGGTGAATTCGAGGGCGCAATATTACAATGTCCTTCGGTCAGTTTCTGCGCTCTTGTATCCGGAGATACCTACTTGGTCGCGGTTAACGTTCGATCAATCGAAGATTATGACGCTATCTATCGCAAAGAATTGTCCGCCCTCCCCCATATATCGCGCATCGAAAGCAACATCATGCTCCGTGAGGTAGCGAACCGTAAAGCTGCGCCGATAGCCTAA
- a CDS encoding ISNCY family transposase, producing the protein MSQAHVHPTAFPPSPAHAGLLDGSERARNAFSKKLVRAETILLLTNGVITADEAQALLGLGRSQIYALRASASRNGSQATFFDRVPARPSNALPDSLRARAIDLIRDEYPDYGPTLVTEMLRDSHDIRISRETARQWMIQAGIWVPSGADRRKIYRLRNRMLSYGALIQIDGSDHDWFEDRAERCTAMVYIDDATSRIQILRMYRNEDQHAYLETSLEYICRYGRPIRMQTDKHAAVFSQDGPTIWGKALTELTISHSPANSPQSKGRVERTHRTLQDRLVKAFRREGISSIDAANAYLPAFVAAYNDQFSKEARSAEDVHREVPEHIDLDRTFSSKCKRKLGRQPEFSINNAKFVVEANKRNIGLSGKKIHVEFTLENKMRIFGPDGELRYYAVDV; encoded by the coding sequence ATGTCACAAGCACATGTCCATCCTACGGCGTTTCCCCCCTCTCCCGCTCATGCTGGATTGCTGGACGGCAGTGAACGTGCTCGGAATGCATTCAGCAAGAAGCTCGTTCGTGCAGAAACGATCTTGTTACTGACCAACGGCGTAATCACTGCTGACGAGGCTCAAGCGCTTCTCGGATTGGGCAGAAGCCAAATCTATGCTTTGAGAGCATCTGCATCACGGAACGGGTCGCAGGCTACTTTCTTCGACCGAGTGCCTGCCCGCCCGAGCAACGCGCTGCCAGATAGTCTGAGGGCGCGGGCCATAGACCTGATCCGAGACGAATATCCCGACTATGGTCCAACACTTGTGACAGAGATGCTGCGCGATTCTCACGACATAAGAATTTCCCGAGAGACCGCCCGACAATGGATGATCCAAGCCGGGATCTGGGTTCCCAGCGGCGCCGATAGGCGCAAAATCTATCGGCTACGCAACAGGATGCTAAGCTATGGCGCTTTAATCCAGATTGATGGATCTGATCACGACTGGTTCGAAGATCGTGCCGAACGATGCACGGCTATGGTATATATCGACGATGCTACAAGTAGGATTCAAATTCTTCGGATGTACAGGAACGAAGATCAACATGCGTACCTAGAGACCTCTTTGGAATACATTTGTCGGTATGGCCGGCCCATCAGAATGCAGACTGATAAACACGCCGCAGTATTTTCGCAGGATGGGCCTACTATCTGGGGTAAAGCATTGACCGAGTTGACCATCTCTCACTCGCCTGCGAATTCGCCACAATCCAAAGGTAGGGTCGAGCGAACTCATCGAACGCTTCAAGACCGTCTGGTCAAAGCGTTTCGCAGGGAAGGCATATCGTCGATCGACGCCGCTAACGCATATCTTCCAGCATTCGTCGCAGCCTACAATGACCAGTTTAGCAAAGAAGCCAGATCGGCAGAGGATGTTCACCGTGAGGTGCCGGAACATATCGATTTAGATCGTACATTCTCTTCCAAGTGTAAGCGCAAGCTGGGACGGCAGCCCGAATTCAGCATCAATAACGCAAAATTCGTTGTAGAGGCGAATAAGCGCAATATCGGCCTTTCCGGCAAAAAAATTCATGTCGAGTTCACGCTCGAAAATAAGATGCGTATTTTCGGGCCTGATGGAGAGCTACGGTACTACGCTGTCGACGTTTGA
- the metG gene encoding methionine--tRNA ligase: MSKPYTITTAISYPNGRPHIGHAYEVIATDAIARFQRMMGRDVFFQTGTDEHGLKMAQTARGRGIEPRELADEMSSYFKEMNDNLNISYDRFIRTSEPDHHRASQAIWQAMEANGDLYLGRYEGWYSVRDEAFYDEKEITEGEGGAKLSPQGTPVEWTVEESWFFRLSHYQDKLLELYNSQPDFIRPESRRNEILRFVEGGLSDLSISRTSFDWGVKVPGADGHVMYVWVDALTNYITGCGYPDDAERMARYWAEGGDITHIIGKDIVRFHTVYWPAFLMSAKLPLPKQVFGHGFLLNRGEKMSKSVGNVADPLELAERFGVDQLRYFLLSEVTFGNDGSYSAEAIVQRSNSDLGNAFGNLAQRTLSFIAKNLEGHLPAINGHDAADAELFALIDKVVRGDMPAAMGDLAPSVAIDAWLRAAFACNQYIDAQAPWSLRKTDPQRMETVLATLYISIAQLAVAIQPVIPASATALLDHMGVPADKRSYDAIGDHWYSSLAESDFVLAAPKPLFPRLELTEADA; the protein is encoded by the coding sequence ATGTCGAAGCCCTATACCATCACCACCGCCATCTCCTACCCCAATGGCCGCCCGCATATCGGCCACGCCTATGAGGTGATCGCGACCGATGCGATCGCCCGCTTTCAGCGCATGATGGGCCGCGATGTCTTCTTTCAGACCGGTACGGATGAACATGGCTTGAAAATGGCCCAGACGGCGCGCGGCCGGGGTATCGAGCCACGCGAACTGGCTGATGAAATGTCATCTTATTTCAAGGAAATGAATGACAATCTGAATATTAGCTATGATCGCTTCATCCGCACCAGCGAGCCAGACCATCATCGTGCCAGCCAGGCGATCTGGCAGGCGATGGAAGCCAATGGCGACCTGTATCTGGGCCGCTATGAAGGCTGGTATTCGGTTCGCGACGAAGCCTTTTATGACGAGAAGGAAATCACCGAGGGTGAAGGCGGCGCAAAGCTGTCGCCCCAGGGCACGCCGGTCGAATGGACGGTCGAGGAAAGCTGGTTCTTCCGCCTGTCCCATTATCAGGACAAGCTGCTGGAACTCTATAACAGCCAGCCGGACTTCATCCGCCCGGAAAGCCGCCGCAACGAAATTCTCCGTTTCGTCGAGGGTGGCCTTTCCGATCTCAGCATTTCACGCACCAGCTTCGACTGGGGGGTGAAGGTGCCCGGTGCCGATGGCCATGTGATGTATGTCTGGGTCGATGCGCTGACCAACTATATCACCGGCTGCGGTTATCCCGACGATGCCGAACGGATGGCGCGCTACTGGGCCGAAGGCGGCGATATCACCCATATCATCGGCAAGGATATCGTGCGGTTTCATACGGTTTATTGGCCGGCTTTCCTGATGAGCGCGAAGTTGCCGCTCCCCAAGCAGGTCTTTGGTCACGGCTTCCTGCTGAACCGTGGCGAGAAGATGTCCAAGTCGGTCGGCAATGTTGCCGATCCGCTGGAACTGGCGGAGCGCTTCGGGGTCGACCAGTTGCGCTATTTCCTGCTGTCCGAAGTGACTTTCGGCAATGACGGCAGCTACAGCGCGGAAGCCATCGTTCAACGTTCCAACAGCGACCTGGGCAATGCCTTTGGCAATCTGGCCCAGCGTACGCTGAGTTTCATCGCGAAAAATCTGGAAGGCCACCTGCCGGCAATCAACGGCCATGACGCGGCTGATGCGGAACTGTTTGCACTGATCGACAAGGTCGTGCGCGGGGACATGCCAGCCGCCATGGGCGACCTTGCGCCGTCGGTCGCGATCGACGCCTGGCTGCGCGCCGCCTTCGCCTGCAACCAATATATCGATGCACAGGCGCCCTGGTCGCTGCGCAAGACCGACCCGCAGCGGATGGAGACGGTGCTGGCTACGCTCTACATTTCGATCGCCCAACTGGCGGTCGCGATCCAGCCGGTGATCCCGGCCAGCGCCACGGCCTTGCTCGACCATATGGGCGTACCGGCGGACAAGCGCAGCTATGACGCGATCGGCGATCATTGGTACAGCAGCCTGGCCGAAAGCGATTTCGTGCTGGCTGCGCCCAAGCCGCTCTTCCCGCGCCTGGAATTGACCGAAGCGGACGCCTGA
- a CDS encoding MBL fold metallo-hydrolase, with amino-acid sequence MSLKLTILGSGTSSGVPRIGNDWGACDPQEPKNRRTRVSILVESATTRILVDTSPDMRAQLLAAGVIDIHAILWTHDHADHSHGIDDVRQLFHHRGAPIPGYARAQTMRLLKDRFGYAFAGKGGYPPIITGHDLPDGLRIGDIDVACTDMPHGDIYSTGFRFSHDNSHVGYATDFHSITPDMLALFDSLDIWVVDALRERPHPTHAHLEMTLDGIRATRPARAILTHMDQSMDYATLCATLPKGVEPGYDGLVIDLKRGETRG; translated from the coding sequence ATGAGCCTCAAGCTGACCATCCTTGGCAGCGGCACATCCTCCGGGGTCCCCCGGATCGGCAATGATTGGGGCGCCTGCGACCCGCAAGAACCAAAGAACCGGCGTACACGCGTCTCGATCCTGGTGGAGAGCGCAACGACACGTATCCTGGTCGACACATCGCCGGACATGCGGGCGCAGTTGCTGGCGGCTGGCGTGATCGACATTCACGCGATCCTGTGGACCCACGACCATGCCGACCACAGCCACGGCATCGACGATGTTCGCCAACTATTCCATCATCGTGGCGCCCCGATCCCGGGCTATGCCCGCGCCCAGACCATGCGGCTGCTGAAAGATCGCTTTGGCTATGCCTTTGCAGGGAAGGGGGGCTATCCGCCGATCATCACCGGGCATGACCTGCCCGATGGGCTGCGGATCGGCGACATCGACGTGGCCTGTACCGACATGCCGCATGGCGATATCTACTCGACCGGCTTTCGCTTCAGTCATGACAACAGCCATGTTGGATATGCCACGGATTTTCATTCGATAACGCCCGATATGCTGGCCCTATTCGACAGTCTCGATATCTGGGTGGTCGATGCGCTGCGGGAGCGGCCGCATCCCACCCATGCCCATCTGGAAATGACATTGGACGGCATCAGGGCGACGAGACCTGCGCGCGCAATCCTGACCCATATGGACCAGAGCATGGATTATGCGACCCTGTGCGCGACTCTGCCAAAAGGCGTGGAGCCGGGTTATGATGGACTGGTTATCGATCTGAAGAGAGGAGAGACGCGCGGATGA
- a CDS encoding AAA family ATPase yields the protein MTSLIGHDAQARIMMAAAASGRIHHGWILSGPRGIGKGSFARAIALRLLADATGPGVASDGIYVPEDHPVRRLIDAGAHPDYVELAPLEKDGVTARNISVDQIRGLQRLIQSAPSLSSRRIVVIDSADDLERGAANALLKNLEEPPADMIFLLVSHAPGRLLPTIRSRCRTMRFDPLTDDAMMTILRRENGALDAHELEALVRAGEGSPGRAMRYAGLDLAAIEKSLSMIAQDGDPGNRQRLQLAKALGTKAARPRYEAFLERAPAFIAQAARTRQGSPLGHALDHWEAARQLAGGAIILSLDPGSVVFELAGHVAALAPSEG from the coding sequence ATGACGTCATTGATCGGCCATGACGCGCAGGCCCGGATCATGATGGCGGCGGCGGCAAGCGGCCGCATACATCATGGCTGGATATTGAGCGGTCCCAGGGGCATCGGCAAGGGGAGTTTCGCTCGCGCTATCGCGTTGCGACTGCTGGCCGATGCGACGGGTCCGGGGGTGGCCAGCGATGGAATATATGTGCCGGAGGATCATCCGGTCCGTCGCCTGATCGATGCTGGCGCGCATCCCGATTATGTCGAGCTGGCACCGCTGGAAAAAGATGGCGTGACCGCGCGCAACATCAGCGTGGATCAGATACGTGGCCTGCAGCGGCTGATCCAGTCGGCCCCGTCGCTGTCGTCGCGCCGTATCGTCGTGATCGACAGCGCTGACGATCTGGAGCGCGGTGCAGCCAATGCCTTGCTCAAAAATCTCGAAGAGCCGCCGGCCGACATGATCTTCCTGCTGGTTAGCCATGCGCCGGGACGGCTCTTGCCCACGATCCGGTCGCGGTGCCGCACGATGCGCTTTGATCCGCTTACCGACGACGCCATGATGACGATCCTGCGCCGGGAGAATGGGGCGCTGGACGCGCATGAACTGGAGGCGCTGGTGCGGGCGGGCGAGGGGTCGCCGGGGCGGGCGATGCGCTATGCCGGGCTGGATCTTGCGGCGATAGAAAAATCTCTGTCGATGATCGCGCAAGACGGCGATCCGGGTAACAGACAACGCCTGCAACTTGCCAAAGCGCTGGGAACGAAGGCTGCGCGCCCGCGCTATGAGGCGTTTCTGGAGCGTGCACCCGCGTTCATCGCCCAGGCGGCCCGAACGCGGCAGGGCTCCCCCTTGGGCCATGCCCTCGATCATTGGGAAGCGGCCAGACAGTTGGCGGGGGGCGCGATCATCCTGTCTCTCGACCCCGGATCGGTCGTCTTCGAGCTTGCGGGGCATGTCGCGGCGCTCGCGCCAAGCGAGGGCTGA